The nucleotide window tggccatgccTCAGCTGATGATGTGGCGGGCATCCTGAGTTTGGGATTGACTGTCTAGGATAATGGGGGGGGCTCACAGAGCAGCAGGTCATCGTCCCCCAAGGTGGAGCTGTGCTCCGAGTTCACAAAGTTGGGGATGTTGAAATGGGACAGGAAGTCTTTTCCCCCGTCCCCCTTGCCGTCCTTAGGCAGCCCCCTGAGGCAGAGCCCTGCAGCATCCTCGCCCGTCATGGCTAGctcctcctcgtcatcctcctctATGGCGCAGGTGCTGAGTACAGCCAGCCTCCCTCGTGGCCTCTCTGCCTGACCAACCACAGCTCCATGGCCCCacccctgctgctcctcctcactgATGTAAAAGTGGAAGAAGGAGCGTGACTCTTCCAGCAGGGGGCGAGACAAGGCCTTGTCGGATGTGTCCTGGGGGCAATTAATATCCACCACGCAGGTACCTAGACGGTGACGTTTTTCACAGGGCTCTAGGTTCctatcaggtgaaagagagggaaacgTATTTATCAACTGTTGAGTTTTAAGCATGTATGTGTTTATCGTTTATCTGATGAGTTTAATCAGTGTTAAACCAAATGTTATTTTTTGGTGGAGAGCAGCTTGTTAAATATTCAGACATACCATTGATTAGTATTGAACAAGTCCAAATATGAAATTCAGTAAATAAAAAATCAGTGCATTAAAAACTTTGGGTATTGTATGAGTTTAAGGTTACATTCAGTTGTGTCCAGATATTGGACGAGATACTGTCGTTTTATTAACAAACGTGCATCTCAATAACAAAGGAGACACATTTTTCACTCCCTCAGTGACTGTTTGCCTAACTTCAGCTCTTATCTCAATTTGCATAACCTTCCTTTTAATCTCCTTGCAGCATAACAATTCCCACCATAGTTTATTATGCAATGCAGAGCAGTTAGTCAAATTTGATCAAGGATCATTCCCGGATGCTTTCTCACAATACTGGTTGTCAGAGCTCTCCGTGGTGCTGAAACTGTTCTCCCATCCAACCTAACCAAAGTGAAATTGTATTTAAATCTCCCAACAAATTTACTTCCATTATACCAATCAACAGCTACACACATGGACAAAATTGTTGGTACCCCTCGGTCAATGAAAGAAAAACTCACAATGGTCACAGAAAAAAATTGTATCTGCCAAAagtaataataaataacaattCTATGAATGTTAACCAATGAAAGTCAGACATTGCTTTTCAACCATGCTTCAAcggaatttaaaaaaataaactcaTGGAACAGGCCTAGACAAAAATGATGGTACCCCTAACTTAATATTTTGTTGCACAACCTTTTGAGGCAATCACTGCAATCAGACGATTCCTGTAACTGTCAATGAGACTTCTGCACCTCTCAGCAGGTATTTTGGGCCACTCCTCATGAGCAAACTGCTCCAGTTGTTTCCGGTTTGAAGGGTGTCTTTTCCAGACGGCATGTTTCAACTCCTTCCAAAGATGCTCAATAGGATTGAGGATCATAGAGGGCTCATAGAAGGCCACTTTAGAGTAGTCCAATGTTTTCCTCTTAGCCATTCTTGGGTGTTTTtagctgtgtgttttgggtcattgtccTGTTGCAAGACCCATGACCTGCAACTGAGACCAAGCTCTTTTGTTACCATTCGGATTATCCGTCTCTTTGATTTGTCATCAATTTTCCTCCTGCGGCCACGTTCAGGGAGGTTGGCTACAGTCCCATGGATTTGACATTTCTGAATAATATGTGCAACTGTAGTCACAGGAACATCTAACTGCTTGGAGATGGTCTTATAGCCTTTACCTTTATCATGCTTGTCTATAATTTTCTTTCTAATCTCCTGAGACAACGCTTTCCTTCGCTTCCTCTGGTCCACGTTGAGTGTGATACACACCATGTCACCAGACAACACAGTGACTACCTGGAGCCCTATATATAGGCCCACTGACTGATTACAAGATTGTAGACACCTGTGATGCTATTTAGTGGATATACCTTGAATTAACATGTCCCTTTGGTCACATTATTTTCAGTCTTTTCTAGGGGTACCATCATTTTTGTCGTTGTTTAAATAATTCAGTTGAAGCATGGTTTAAAAGCCATGAAACCATGCTTGCTTGTTAACCAATGAAAGTCAGACTTTCATTGGTTAACATTCATagaatttgtatttattattacttTTGTCAGATTAAAGTTTTTTCTGTGACCATTGTGAGTTTTTCTTCCTTTGACCGAAGGGTACCAATAATTTTGTCCACATGTGTATATCAAATATTTCATCTGTCTGTAGTCTTCAAGTCTGTATCCATGGAAAGGTGGAATGATTCTTTGTCTCTTACTCTTGATGTGGGGCTCCTGTCTTGGTCAGCAGAGTGAGAATAAAGAACATGAAGATGACAAACACAGCCAGGCCCACCCAGAAGCCAATGACGATAGAGTCTGTGGGATCAGGTTGAAAAGCAATAGTTATTTCttactttcactctctttccccctctctttcttaatGCAAGCtatgttttgtgtctgtgtttctatggtgtgtcgcagacacacactcatactgtgTATATAATATATGCTATGTACACGACATGAAACACAACAGACCACCTTATAATGGCATCCACAATCATCTAAGCATTAGAAATACAATTGCAGACAATTGGGAGAATTTAAAATGTTTCCACTAGCTGGCAGACAAGGGGATTTTCCCCCCCCTGTGAAATGCAATCCTCCCTTTAATTGTCTCTGACTTAATTTCCTGTGAAGGTATAGACTCACAGAGCTCATATTCGTCCCTTTGAAGAATCAATCTTGAGCCTAGGAATTATGTCACTCCGtttaaaaaattaaaacatTAAATGTGGGGAAGAGCATACACTCAAAATGTAATTAACTTAAAAGATGggaatatacacacaaacacacacaattaaaaagGAAAGGAACCTTATTAGGGCATAACAATTGCTTCTCTCATTATAAAACATCTTGCTGTTAACCTCAGATGCTATGTTATCGGTAATCAGATGTTATGTACTTACATCGATGAGCTTTGAGACCCTCAAAAGACACaggctcatcatcatcataatattCATACTGCCAAACATAGTCACTGCCACGAGCAGTGGCCCGACTTTGGTTGCGAAATTCTGACATATCAAATGAAATGCGTCATGCCACTTGGCCTGAcctgaggaagaaaaaaaaacgttagTAATAAGGTATTTGATTAGGATAATAAATATGGACATGAGTGTGTGACTCCAATTACATCTTAATACTCAAACCCAACCAAAAGCAAATGTTAAGGTACTTACATATGTTTCAGTCTTAGATCCCTGTTTAAAAATCATGGTATTTGTCAGTTGTGGTCATCACATTTTACGGAATTCAACTCAGtattagacaaatagagaaattaATCAGCAGCGTATTCTTCTTCCGTCTGTTAGCAGGAGACTCGAGTTCTCCACAACAGTATGCAGCAGCTCTACAGAATATCCCAGGTTCTCAGGAGAGCTGGGAATTATATGATGTAACATCGAGGGGTGGCTACCTCTTCATTTATGCAAAAATATTGGTCCGTTGACCAGGGGCGAATCTAGGTTCCCACTTTTGGGGGGGCTAAGCCCCTAGATAAAACCTATTATTTTTTTCTGTGACCCAGCAAAACTAGGGACATTTTTGAAAATATCCTTTTAAATAGTGTCCTCTAGTGGGGTTTAGGAAGAGAAATCAACAAATTTAgatttaaaatataaatatatttttttttttattaaacaaattTGGGGGGGGCTAATGAAACAAAATAGGGCTAGATACGCCCATGCCGTTGactatgctggtcaggaatttaaatgcagatgcccatcgtgttattgcacgacttaaaACAATGGCATATCACATATAAGACGgaccagccgttcgcctcgttcccctgggctattgaactgcagcagaagaatggtgtcgacttggatactcagtatcatactgatgaaacgCTATGGAAGCTTtgatatattagcattgagggaccagaggtttcacagtttcaaccagacagagttgtgcagagatggctgtacatttatatatttacattaaaattaCAGCTAAATattgttacttaaaaatacacaaatgtcaggttttttttgtacaattaataacattttcacaaatgttctgttaaaacacaatTTCACTTTATCAAAACTAGCTGAAGCACTTATTACGAGTAATAGATAAGTTAGGACCAGGCTCGAGCTTAGGAGGAGCAGTTGGTAGTTACATAATAATAACACCCCAGACCAAGACAAGTCTGTTTAAATGCCGCTTGTTTATATAAAAGAGTATAAAGAATTTAGTAAATGGTACCAAATAACAGTTTACATACACAATTTACataacatagacacaatctTTGCATTTAAATGCGATCTATTCAAGTTTCAACCTTTTTGGAATGAACGAAAAGATTTGAAATATTATTTCTTTGTTTTAGTTTGACAGTCTAGTTGGTTTCAAGGATAACTTTTAACTTAAGTTAAATTAAAGTTTCTCTTTAATTTGCCATTCAACTTCTATTATCTTGAGTTAACTCAGTTTTAGGTTCTAATTTTAATCTCAGCTAGTCATAAACTCTTATTTCAACTTAGTTAGGACTATCTTAGGATCTCGTTATTTTCCTATTAACATACTACGCCAGTGAGCTACTGAAGCTAAGCTTTTGCAGTATCATACCCATTTGCCAGTTCAACGCAACATAGGCAacaaggaaaaaaacaaaaggaaAGTAAAATCAGATATAACATTCACAACTCAACAGTATGAAAAGCTATGCACGGATGCAAGGTTATTGTCCGTTGTAGATTTTCTTCATGGGAGGCTCGCCGTCTTTGCCGTCTGCTTGCATGAAACGTAGCTTCAAGCATTCGAACATTTACTCTTCGGTCAATTTATTGAATAGCAACAAATAAACCACAGTCTACCTGTGTAGACAGAATGTAACATAAAACACTTTTCCAAATCAAAATAAGATAGTATAAAACACTTTAGTTTTACTATTCTTGTTTCGCTCACTGGCTCAGTCTTGCTAACATCATTCTTCGAGCTCTCATCTCTTGCAACCGACGTTCTTCCCGCCACAGGAAGAGCTACAgccattctgattggctgatacAACCATAGTATCTTAAAGTACCAGGATACCTTTTTAACATTTTAATCAGATTAAATCATAGATTTAATAACTAATATGAATTTTACTCAGTTTAAAtgctatttattcatttatttataaacTAAATCATATTTCTTTTTAAACCTGGGTTACATAGCTATTTTAACtgttattttgcagatatttactttcatcccatGGACAAATAACTTCTTAATAACTTCTTTGGTTTAGACATATATgaaccttgaattgtgaactgagctcttgtagttgacgtcatgcaatcccagcatgcaccagtcaatatcaaagactacaaaagcctgcaaaagcctttttgggACTATCtctttgtttatgatcattgaccaatgcacttttagtaaagctctctctggaagtcgctttggataaaagcgttgtGAAAGAAAATTCTaatggcactgtgtagatttgaatagtcaagaatggcggtttcaatacaatttatttatcttgtacaaattaagaattaacaaagtactttgtgaccAGTCATAACGGAGGACATAAAAATTGTTCGTTAGAGTGGTAGCGAACATACATAAACActaccttatataaactttagaacAAATAGCATTCTATatggtcaatcaatcaatatagcAAACTCTGtaattggctaactcaactcaGTGAGAGTTTGAAATGATACATCTCCATACCaattgtcccacagttctttgatgtggcatctctccccaaaccagtggATGATAAAACCACAGGGGttgaccagtcaaatggtcaactgtcctttgtgtggtcatcttcaaacaagtttttaattaacaccacccatgaaACAGGacaggtcagagcagcttgatcaatTGATCTAGCTAAACCTACTCCCTCAGGTCACaagaacaatacagttgaacccacattgtcttcagaccaactgtctcttcccgcccaggtgacaagaactctctcaggtcacccagacttcccgtctctagacttcatgtctcctagttaggtgtcataaactgcaaatagCATCTCTACCAAATTGAGTtaaatcaacattcattgtattaagcttcttaaccaactgtaaacttctcttaaaacacattcattgtacataagACCAAAATTTCTAGCAGATtccaattttttatttattttttaaaacaCCATAACCCAAACAGTCCATTAAGAAaaataagtaagtaagactttatttatatagtacatttcatacaagaattgtagctcaaggtgctttacataaaatcaataaaaacaataatacaagtgataaa belongs to Osmerus mordax isolate fOsmMor3 chromosome 8, fOsmMor3.pri, whole genome shotgun sequence and includes:
- the LOC136948007 gene encoding melanocortin-2 receptor accessory protein 2A-like, which codes for MSEFRNQSRATARGSDYVWQYEYYDDDEPVSFEGLKAHRYSIVIGFWVGLAVFVIFMFFILTLLTKTGAPHQENLEPCEKRHRLGTCVVDINCPQDTSDKALSRPLLEESRSFFHFYISEEEQQGWGHGAVVGQAERPRGRLALAMTGEDAAGLCLRGLPKDGKGDGGKDFLSHFNIPNFVNSEHSSTLGDDDLLLCEPPPLS